The DNA segment CCTCTCCTTTGCCTTCTCCAAAGCCTCCTTGATCTCTTCGTAGAAGGACAGCTTGGTCAACTCTCCTATTGTGGCCTCGAGCGATTCCATACCGGCCAGACGGTTGAGCTCCTTCAATGGCAGTTCCTGACCGCCCTCGATGAAATAGCCTCCCATCTTGTCGATCTCGATGCCCTCACGTTTCAATTTGAGAAGGGTCATGAGATTGGCCACATCTATCTCCTTCCTGAGGAAGGTCATCAACAGCTTCTCCGGCACCGTTTTGCATTCGATGCATCCGATAAGCCTCCCATAGAACTGCTTATCCAGATAGTCCTCTATGGGCGCCAGCGTCCCGGTCGCATCGTATTGGGCCTTGATCTCTTCGGGAATTGAAAGATCACTCTTCTTCTTGATCTCGTCCAGAACATCGTTTACGGTGGACAGGGAGATCAGGTAGTTCAGGGTGTCCTCGCTCATCCTTCCGGCGGCAACGATGTCCTCTTGGATCTCCTCGACGGTGGCTCCATAGAACTTGCCCCTCAGGATGGTCTTGATGTTGTACATATCCCAGCGCGCCAAGTACTTCTCGACCATGACGCTGAGTTCCCCGGTACAGAATCTAAGGATCTGCGTGTTCATCCGAGCCAGGT comes from the Methanomassiliicoccales archaeon genome and includes:
- the ahaC gene encoding ATP synthase A1 subunit C, yielding MFGMRGRKGNYAYACARVKAKKKFLLDKETYPKLLMMDLSEIGRFLGETQYKEEMTELASRYEGVNLIELGTSRNLARMNTQILRFCTGELSVMVEKYLARWDMYNIKTILRGKFYGATVEEIQEDIVAAGRMSEDTLNYLISLSTVNDVLDEIKKKSDLSIPEEIKAQYDATGTLAPIEDYLDKQFYGRLIGCIECKTVPEKLLMTFLRKEIDVANLMTLLKLKREGIEIDKMGGYFIEGGQELPLKELNRLAGMESLEATIGELTKLSFYEEIKEALEKAKERNSLTFVALALQRYLAAQSQKFSHMYPLSVLPIIDYMIRKKIEVDNIRIIARGKESKLDVDHIKELLVV